From Pempheris klunzingeri isolate RE-2024b chromosome 16, fPemKlu1.hap1, whole genome shotgun sequence, a single genomic window includes:
- the tuft1b gene encoding tuftelin 1b isoform X1 has protein sequence MSGGVTRTVENGEENNRANDRCRRLRLTLQGQDQSGCTSVRHSNKESSIAVVLPQKPKEQEGALELITPTDEKVEVIKVFLEARPDTGESVRMLTDEVSQIQEVRYCLKTLREQMAARQNSNNNKYPANGFRVNMPSSQPAVTNGSTVLIDSDAHSQVVDNQEESVRLREATKRLYAQLKEMEKRHQEERESLQAESDEYRVRLADQSERLQKAEEQSEERGQQVEELQRLLGSMEIESSILKDKMAAGEAELLQLKAGREEGGEKEQRCAELEKEVALLKEKIHHLDDMLKSQQRKVRHMIEQLQNSRTVIQERDRVIMDLEEKVAFLEAENREMHDHMEYFLSGQDPLPLTSTENKPEVVYSKTLTPMTQTDKALPFIKVIEIKS, from the exons ATGAGCGGTGGCGTGACGCGGACTGTGGAAAATGGAGAAGAGAACAACAGAGCTAAT GACCGATGCAGGCGCCTTAGACTCACTCTGCAAGGCCAGGATCAGTCAGGCTGCACCTCAGTGCGGCACAGCAACAAG GAGAGCAGCATAGCAGTAGTCCTGCCACAGAAACCTAAGGAGCAGGAAGGAGCACTCGAACTCATCACTCCCACAGACGAAAAGGTTGAAGTCATTAAG GTTTTCCTTGAAGCCCGTCCAGACACAGGGGAGAGTGTCAGGATGCTGACTGACGAGGTGTCACAGATTCAGgag GTGAGGTACTGTCTGAAGACTCTGAGGGAGCAGATGGCAGCCAGGCAGaacagtaacaacaacaag taTCCAGCCAATGGCTTCAGAGTCAACATGcccagcagccaaccagctgtcaCCAATGGCAGCACTGTTCTCATTGACTCAGACGCTCAT TCTCAGGTCGTGGATAATCAGGAGGAGAGCGTGAGGCTCAGGGAGGCGACCAAGCGTCTGTACGCGCAGCtgaaggagatggagaagaggcatcaggaggagagggagagtctTCAG GCAGAGTCAGATGAGTATCGTGTTCGTCTGGCCGACCAGTCCGAGCGGCTGCAGAAGGCGGAGGAGCAGTCAGAGGAGAGGggtcagcaggtggaggagctgcagaggctgCTGGGAAGCATGGAGATCGagagcagcatcctcaaggacaagatggcagcaggggaggcagagctgctgcagcttaaagcaggcagggaggaggggggagagaaggagcagag ATGTgcagagctggagaaggaggtggCCCTCCTGAAAGAAAAGATTCATCATCTTGACGACATGTTAAAGAGTCAGCAAAGGAAAGTCCGCCACATGATCGAACAG CTGCAGAACTCCCGGACGGTGATCCAAGAGAGAGATCGAGTCATCATGGATCTGGAGGAGAAGGTGGCTTTCCTGGAGGCAGAG AACAGAGAAATGCATGACCACATGGAATACTTCCTGTCAGGCCAGGACCCTCTGCCTCTGACATCCACTGAGAACAAGCCAGAGGTTGTTTACAG taaaacaCTCACACCGATGACACAGACCGACAAGGCCCTCCCATTCATCAAAGTCATTGAGATCAAGTCCTGA
- the cgnb gene encoding cingulin isoform X1, whose product MSTLSADRKPLVDYGVQIRFIKDLHDTGGGYHDKSRGSNSATPPSNKYGVAVRVQGISGQPYVVLKDGEKGDSYGVQLNTPTPSSGPPSPCNSLPKVNKEPEELANPYNPAVNTAPSPVSAPEDEDGEIFGSPLKRPPGDGQAGTQGEEEGGAAREGPAARSKAESQPKATASEAEKNRDRTNKEEYNEAGLKPVKLNGVGPKPFKKTGPGFTGSLGRYSEKKQSKDPEPPTSTDDEPVQAIDTNSLAPINKLISKFNSGTPGSAPQARGRSGARQRLKFDERRRSRSLDARKDVQSEVSPPSPTSPTLNPYAVPLSTSSDSLTSFAPASSSLGRSPASVSKVTALEAPKPSFKSPGKFVAKDTSPAVAKKPEIPPRSRNIEVINGEEAQVKQAILNILKDGTSESEESLKRKVSLVYETTSSLKKGGSDGSFRKGNLEELQELLSRCKKELQQAHDELAEERMAREGAESRLRLQEDQLAELQEELRRVSENSPHSDSLHTDVMTLQADLAEAALLRQRQEDTLRQRERELTALRGALKEEVECHDREMEDLREQYSQDMENLRRTMEQVTQSQEQIEEERERVNASMLTLEDELQSRRDQGEQWKTQLEATTQESRRHVSSRMLLKSRLEKEEFEAELKDLQDSLLAMKKQMPAPDTNRCSAEELQRCHDDLKQALSDLDKQKGELDKKSEALQALEKASGEKEAELRSEISRWKEQSQTDRAELDKALEKAKESSAGSSGKTVVDNSSSLELQEANTRLRERLARMTRLRSSMPRSSEAEEALEALEDENRSLKTQLEEAKRGTSRLSKERDELTRRLEERDLEREALRRGKSDLEEQKRLLDRALEKINKEMEAMMGDSRQSVAALQMQLDEYRERSRKDLLEAQRNSKDRLAELQRAQSNLKVQQEEVSRLKKDLLVCSEERDSAQLERDLLNNRLKHLESELETEKSSHTDRTREIRGLEDKIKTLEIELDEEKSSAELLNDRITRSRDQVDQLRSELMQERSARHDLEMDKSALERQLKELKSRVADMEGQPRPSAGISLLENKIQELEERLRSEEREKASIQASQRRMERKLKDLNATLDQERSQHVEQRDQLSLRVKALKRQVDESEGEVERLEGVRRKVLRDLEEQQELQEALQAKVTALETELKRKSQQTHRTALGSSILSSEDEDGFYGTNITSILNESHLQTTNC is encoded by the exons GAATTAGCAAACCCCTATAACCCTGCCGTAAATACAGCACCCTCCCCTGTTTCTGCACCAGAGGATGAGGATGGGGAGATTTTTGGGAGCCCTCTTAAAAGACCCCCAGGGGACGGTCAAGCAGGAACacaaggggaggaggagggtggagctGCCAGAGAAGGGCCAGCAGCAAGGTCTAAAGCCGAATCCCAACCTAAAGCAACAGCcagtgaagcagagaaaaacagagatagGACGAACAAGGAGGAGTACAATGAGGCAGGGCTGAAACCTGTCAAATTAAACGGTGTGGGACCCAAACCGTTTAAGAAAACTGGCCCTGGTTTCACTGGCTCTTTGGGGAGGTacagtgagaaaaaacagagcaaagaccCTGAACCTCCAACTTCAACCGATGACGAACCCGTCCAAGCGATAGACACCAACTCGCTGGCTCCCATCAACAAGCTCATCAGTAAGTTCAACAGTGGCACACCAGGCAGCGCCCCGCAGGCGAGAGGCCGCTCCGGAGCGAGGCAGCGGCTCAAGTTTGACGAGCGCAGGAGGTCCCGAAGTCTTGATGCAAGAAAAGATGTTCAGTCTGAGGTGTCCCCTCCCTCTCCGACCTCTCCAACTCTGAATCCCTACGCTGTTCCTCTGTCAACCTCCTCCGATTCGTTGACGTCATTTGCCCCAGCGAGCAGTAGCCTGGGAAGGAGCCCTGCATCTGTTTCCAAGGTGACAGCACTTGAGGCCCCCAAGCCGAGCTTTAAGTCACCAGGGAAGTTTGTTGCCAAGGACACCTCTCCAGCTGTGGCGAAAAAGCCT GAGATTCCTCCGAGGAGTCGCAACATAGAGGTCATCAATGGGGAGGAAGCTCAAGTCAAGCAAGCAATTTTAAACATCCTTAAAGATGG CACCAGTGAGAGTGAAGAATCTCTCAAAAGAAAGGTCAGCCTTGTCTATGAGACAACCAGCAGTTTGAAG AAGGGAGGATCTGATGGGAGCTTCAGAAAGGGGAACCTTGAGGAGCTTCAGGAGCTACTCAGTCGCTGCAAAAAAGAACTGCAGCAGGCCCATGATGA actggCCGAGGAGCGCATGGCCAGAGAGGGGGCAGAGTCACGCCTGCGCTTACAGGAAGATCAGCTGGCtgagcttcaggaggagctgaggagggttTCAGAAAACTCCCCTCACTCAGACTCACTGCATACG GATGTGATGACCCTGCAGGCCGACCTGGCTGAGGCCGCCCTGTTGCGTCAGCGGCAGGAGGACACTCTACGCCAGAGGGAGCGCGAGCTGACGGCCCTGAGGGGGGCGTtaaaggaggaggtggagtgccatgacagagagatggaggatcTGAGGGAGCAGTACAGCCAAGACATGGAGAACCTGAGAAGAACCATGGAGCAGGTCACACAG TCCCAGGAGCAgatagaagaggagagggagagggtgaacGCCTCCATGTTGACCCTGGAGGACGAGCTGCAGAGCCGCAGAGATCAGGGAGAGCAGTGGAAGACACAGCTGGAGGCCACCACACAGGA GAGCAGGAGGCACGTCAGCAGTCGAAT GCTGCTGAAATCCCGTTTGGAGAAGGAGGAATTTGAGGCCGAGCTGAAGGATCTTCAGGACTCACTGCTCgccatgaaaaaacaaatgcctGCGCCTGACACTAACCGTTGTTCAGCGGAG GAGCTGCAGCGTTGCCATGATGATCTGAAGCAGGCTCTCAGCGATCTGGACAAACAGAAGGGCGAGCTAGACAAGAAGAGCGAGGCACTTCAAGCCCTGGAAAAAGcgagtggagagaaagaggccgAGCTTCGGTCGGAGATCAGCAGGTGGAAGGAGCAGTCACAGACGGACAGGGCCGAGTTGGACAAGGCGCTTGAGAAGGCAAAGGAG tcATCAGCTGGGTCTTCAGGAAAGACTGTGGtggacaacagcagcagcctggagcTCCAGGAGGCAAACACTCGCCTCAGAGAGAGGCTGGCCCGCATG ACGAGGCTTAGATCCAGCATGCCTCGCAGCTCGGAGGCTGAGGAGGCGTTGGAAGCTCTGGAGGATGAGAACCGCTCCCTGAAGactcagctggaggaggccaaGAGAGGAACCTCCCGCCTGAGCAAGGAGAGGGACGAGCTGACCCGGcggctggaggagagagacctggagaggGAGGCGCTGAGGAGGGGCAAGAGTGacctggaggagcagaagaggcTGCTGGACCGAGCCCTGGAAAAGATCAACAAAGAG ATGGAGGCGATGATGGGAGATTCCCGACAGTCGGTGGCCGCCCTGCAAATGCAACTTGACGAGTACAGGGAACGCTCGAGGAAAGACCTGCTAGAAGCCCAGCGTAACAGCAAGGACAGGCTGGCTGAGCTGCAGAGGGCTCAGAGCAACCTGAAGGTCCAGCAGGAAGAG GTTTCCCGTCTGAAGAAGGACCTGCTGGTGTGCAGCGAGGAGAGAGACAGCGCCCAGTTGGAGAGAGACCTCCTCAACAACCGGCTCAAGCACTTAGAGAGCGAACTTGAAACGGAGAAGAGCAGCCACACTGACCGCACCAGGGAGATCAGGGGCCTGGAG GATAAAATTAAGACACTGGAGATCGAACTGGATGAAGAGAAGAGCAGCGCAGAGCTTCTGAATGACCGGATCACACGCAGCAGAGATCAG GTGGACCAGCTGCGTTCAGAGCTGATGCAGGAGCGATCGGCGAGACACGACCTGGAAATGGACAAGAGCGCACTTGAGAGACAG CTGAAGGAGCTGAAGTCTCGTGTGGCAGACATGGAGGGACAGCCTCGGCCCTCAGCAGGAATCTCcctgctggaaaacaaaattCAAGAGTTGGAGGAGAGACTGCGCAGTGAAGAAAG GGAGAAGGCGAGCATCCAGGCTTCCCAGCGACGAATGGAGAGGAAACTAAAGGACCTAAACGCCACGTTAGACCAGGAGAGGAGTCAGCATGTTGAGCAGAGAGATCAG CTGTCTCTGCGCGTGAAGGCCTTGAAACGGCAGGTGGACGAGAGCGAGGGGGAGGTGGAGCGCTTGGAGGGTGTCCGCCGGAAGGTTCTCAGGgacctggaggagcagcaggagctccAGGAGGCACTGCAGGCCAAAGTCACAGCCCTGGAGACCGAACTAAA GCGGaagtcacagcagacacaccgCACGGCTCTGGGCTCGTCCATTTTAAGCTCTGAGGATGAGGACGGTTTCTATGGCACCAACATCACCTCCATCCTGAACGAGAGCCACCTCCAGACCACCAACTGCTAA
- the tuft1b gene encoding tuftelin 1b isoform X2, which yields MLTDEVSQIQEVRYCLKTLREQMAARQNSNNNKYPANGFRVNMPSSQPAVTNGSTVLIDSDAHSQVVDNQEESVRLREATKRLYAQLKEMEKRHQEERESLQAESDEYRVRLADQSERLQKAEEQSEERGQQVEELQRLLGSMEIESSILKDKMAAGEAELLQLKAGREEGGEKEQRCAELEKEVALLKEKIHHLDDMLKSQQRKVRHMIEQLQNSRTVIQERDRVIMDLEEKVAFLEAENREMHDHMEYFLSGQDPLPLTSTENKPEVVYSKTLTPMTQTDKALPFIKVIEIKS from the exons ATGCTGACTGACGAGGTGTCACAGATTCAGgag GTGAGGTACTGTCTGAAGACTCTGAGGGAGCAGATGGCAGCCAGGCAGaacagtaacaacaacaag taTCCAGCCAATGGCTTCAGAGTCAACATGcccagcagccaaccagctgtcaCCAATGGCAGCACTGTTCTCATTGACTCAGACGCTCAT TCTCAGGTCGTGGATAATCAGGAGGAGAGCGTGAGGCTCAGGGAGGCGACCAAGCGTCTGTACGCGCAGCtgaaggagatggagaagaggcatcaggaggagagggagagtctTCAG GCAGAGTCAGATGAGTATCGTGTTCGTCTGGCCGACCAGTCCGAGCGGCTGCAGAAGGCGGAGGAGCAGTCAGAGGAGAGGggtcagcaggtggaggagctgcagaggctgCTGGGAAGCATGGAGATCGagagcagcatcctcaaggacaagatggcagcaggggaggcagagctgctgcagcttaaagcaggcagggaggaggggggagagaaggagcagag ATGTgcagagctggagaaggaggtggCCCTCCTGAAAGAAAAGATTCATCATCTTGACGACATGTTAAAGAGTCAGCAAAGGAAAGTCCGCCACATGATCGAACAG CTGCAGAACTCCCGGACGGTGATCCAAGAGAGAGATCGAGTCATCATGGATCTGGAGGAGAAGGTGGCTTTCCTGGAGGCAGAG AACAGAGAAATGCATGACCACATGGAATACTTCCTGTCAGGCCAGGACCCTCTGCCTCTGACATCCACTGAGAACAAGCCAGAGGTTGTTTACAG taaaacaCTCACACCGATGACACAGACCGACAAGGCCCTCCCATTCATCAAAGTCATTGAGATCAAGTCCTGA
- the cgnb gene encoding cingulin isoform X2, with amino-acid sequence MSTLSADRKPLVDYGVQIRFIKDLHDTGGGYHDKSRGSNSATPPSNKYGVAVRVQGISGQPYVVLKDGEKGDSYGVQLNTPTPSSGPPSPCNSLPKVNKEPEELANPYNPAVNTAPSPVSAPEDEDGEIFGSPLKRPPGDGQAGTQGEEEGGAAREGPAARSKAESQPKATASEAEKNRDRTNKEEYNEAGLKPVKLNGVGPKPFKKTGPGFTGSLGRYSEKKQSKDPEPPTSTDDEPVQAIDTNSLAPINKLISKFNSGTPGSAPQARGRSGARQRLKFDERRRSRSLDARKDVQSEVSPPSPTSPTLNPYAVPLSTSSDSLTSFAPASSSLGRSPASVSKVTALEAPKPSFKSPGKFVAKDTSPAVAKKPEIPPRSRNIEVINGEEAQVKQAILNILKDGTSESEESLKRKVSLVYETTSSLKKGGSDGSFRKGNLEELQELLSRCKKELQQAHDELAEERMAREGAESRLRLQEDQLAELQEELRRVSENSPHSDSLHTDVMTLQADLAEAALLRQRQEDTLRQRERELTALRGALKEEVECHDREMEDLREQYSQDMENLRRTMEQVTQSQEQIEEERERVNASMLTLEDELQSRRDQGEQWKTQLEATTQELLKSRLEKEEFEAELKDLQDSLLAMKKQMPAPDTNRCSAEELQRCHDDLKQALSDLDKQKGELDKKSEALQALEKASGEKEAELRSEISRWKEQSQTDRAELDKALEKAKESSAGSSGKTVVDNSSSLELQEANTRLRERLARMTRLRSSMPRSSEAEEALEALEDENRSLKTQLEEAKRGTSRLSKERDELTRRLEERDLEREALRRGKSDLEEQKRLLDRALEKINKEMEAMMGDSRQSVAALQMQLDEYRERSRKDLLEAQRNSKDRLAELQRAQSNLKVQQEEVSRLKKDLLVCSEERDSAQLERDLLNNRLKHLESELETEKSSHTDRTREIRGLEDKIKTLEIELDEEKSSAELLNDRITRSRDQVDQLRSELMQERSARHDLEMDKSALERQLKELKSRVADMEGQPRPSAGISLLENKIQELEERLRSEEREKASIQASQRRMERKLKDLNATLDQERSQHVEQRDQLSLRVKALKRQVDESEGEVERLEGVRRKVLRDLEEQQELQEALQAKVTALETELKRKSQQTHRTALGSSILSSEDEDGFYGTNITSILNESHLQTTNC; translated from the exons GAATTAGCAAACCCCTATAACCCTGCCGTAAATACAGCACCCTCCCCTGTTTCTGCACCAGAGGATGAGGATGGGGAGATTTTTGGGAGCCCTCTTAAAAGACCCCCAGGGGACGGTCAAGCAGGAACacaaggggaggaggagggtggagctGCCAGAGAAGGGCCAGCAGCAAGGTCTAAAGCCGAATCCCAACCTAAAGCAACAGCcagtgaagcagagaaaaacagagatagGACGAACAAGGAGGAGTACAATGAGGCAGGGCTGAAACCTGTCAAATTAAACGGTGTGGGACCCAAACCGTTTAAGAAAACTGGCCCTGGTTTCACTGGCTCTTTGGGGAGGTacagtgagaaaaaacagagcaaagaccCTGAACCTCCAACTTCAACCGATGACGAACCCGTCCAAGCGATAGACACCAACTCGCTGGCTCCCATCAACAAGCTCATCAGTAAGTTCAACAGTGGCACACCAGGCAGCGCCCCGCAGGCGAGAGGCCGCTCCGGAGCGAGGCAGCGGCTCAAGTTTGACGAGCGCAGGAGGTCCCGAAGTCTTGATGCAAGAAAAGATGTTCAGTCTGAGGTGTCCCCTCCCTCTCCGACCTCTCCAACTCTGAATCCCTACGCTGTTCCTCTGTCAACCTCCTCCGATTCGTTGACGTCATTTGCCCCAGCGAGCAGTAGCCTGGGAAGGAGCCCTGCATCTGTTTCCAAGGTGACAGCACTTGAGGCCCCCAAGCCGAGCTTTAAGTCACCAGGGAAGTTTGTTGCCAAGGACACCTCTCCAGCTGTGGCGAAAAAGCCT GAGATTCCTCCGAGGAGTCGCAACATAGAGGTCATCAATGGGGAGGAAGCTCAAGTCAAGCAAGCAATTTTAAACATCCTTAAAGATGG CACCAGTGAGAGTGAAGAATCTCTCAAAAGAAAGGTCAGCCTTGTCTATGAGACAACCAGCAGTTTGAAG AAGGGAGGATCTGATGGGAGCTTCAGAAAGGGGAACCTTGAGGAGCTTCAGGAGCTACTCAGTCGCTGCAAAAAAGAACTGCAGCAGGCCCATGATGA actggCCGAGGAGCGCATGGCCAGAGAGGGGGCAGAGTCACGCCTGCGCTTACAGGAAGATCAGCTGGCtgagcttcaggaggagctgaggagggttTCAGAAAACTCCCCTCACTCAGACTCACTGCATACG GATGTGATGACCCTGCAGGCCGACCTGGCTGAGGCCGCCCTGTTGCGTCAGCGGCAGGAGGACACTCTACGCCAGAGGGAGCGCGAGCTGACGGCCCTGAGGGGGGCGTtaaaggaggaggtggagtgccatgacagagagatggaggatcTGAGGGAGCAGTACAGCCAAGACATGGAGAACCTGAGAAGAACCATGGAGCAGGTCACACAG TCCCAGGAGCAgatagaagaggagagggagagggtgaacGCCTCCATGTTGACCCTGGAGGACGAGCTGCAGAGCCGCAGAGATCAGGGAGAGCAGTGGAAGACACAGCTGGAGGCCACCACACAGGA GCTGCTGAAATCCCGTTTGGAGAAGGAGGAATTTGAGGCCGAGCTGAAGGATCTTCAGGACTCACTGCTCgccatgaaaaaacaaatgcctGCGCCTGACACTAACCGTTGTTCAGCGGAG GAGCTGCAGCGTTGCCATGATGATCTGAAGCAGGCTCTCAGCGATCTGGACAAACAGAAGGGCGAGCTAGACAAGAAGAGCGAGGCACTTCAAGCCCTGGAAAAAGcgagtggagagaaagaggccgAGCTTCGGTCGGAGATCAGCAGGTGGAAGGAGCAGTCACAGACGGACAGGGCCGAGTTGGACAAGGCGCTTGAGAAGGCAAAGGAG tcATCAGCTGGGTCTTCAGGAAAGACTGTGGtggacaacagcagcagcctggagcTCCAGGAGGCAAACACTCGCCTCAGAGAGAGGCTGGCCCGCATG ACGAGGCTTAGATCCAGCATGCCTCGCAGCTCGGAGGCTGAGGAGGCGTTGGAAGCTCTGGAGGATGAGAACCGCTCCCTGAAGactcagctggaggaggccaaGAGAGGAACCTCCCGCCTGAGCAAGGAGAGGGACGAGCTGACCCGGcggctggaggagagagacctggagaggGAGGCGCTGAGGAGGGGCAAGAGTGacctggaggagcagaagaggcTGCTGGACCGAGCCCTGGAAAAGATCAACAAAGAG ATGGAGGCGATGATGGGAGATTCCCGACAGTCGGTGGCCGCCCTGCAAATGCAACTTGACGAGTACAGGGAACGCTCGAGGAAAGACCTGCTAGAAGCCCAGCGTAACAGCAAGGACAGGCTGGCTGAGCTGCAGAGGGCTCAGAGCAACCTGAAGGTCCAGCAGGAAGAG GTTTCCCGTCTGAAGAAGGACCTGCTGGTGTGCAGCGAGGAGAGAGACAGCGCCCAGTTGGAGAGAGACCTCCTCAACAACCGGCTCAAGCACTTAGAGAGCGAACTTGAAACGGAGAAGAGCAGCCACACTGACCGCACCAGGGAGATCAGGGGCCTGGAG GATAAAATTAAGACACTGGAGATCGAACTGGATGAAGAGAAGAGCAGCGCAGAGCTTCTGAATGACCGGATCACACGCAGCAGAGATCAG GTGGACCAGCTGCGTTCAGAGCTGATGCAGGAGCGATCGGCGAGACACGACCTGGAAATGGACAAGAGCGCACTTGAGAGACAG CTGAAGGAGCTGAAGTCTCGTGTGGCAGACATGGAGGGACAGCCTCGGCCCTCAGCAGGAATCTCcctgctggaaaacaaaattCAAGAGTTGGAGGAGAGACTGCGCAGTGAAGAAAG GGAGAAGGCGAGCATCCAGGCTTCCCAGCGACGAATGGAGAGGAAACTAAAGGACCTAAACGCCACGTTAGACCAGGAGAGGAGTCAGCATGTTGAGCAGAGAGATCAG CTGTCTCTGCGCGTGAAGGCCTTGAAACGGCAGGTGGACGAGAGCGAGGGGGAGGTGGAGCGCTTGGAGGGTGTCCGCCGGAAGGTTCTCAGGgacctggaggagcagcaggagctccAGGAGGCACTGCAGGCCAAAGTCACAGCCCTGGAGACCGAACTAAA GCGGaagtcacagcagacacaccgCACGGCTCTGGGCTCGTCCATTTTAAGCTCTGAGGATGAGGACGGTTTCTATGGCACCAACATCACCTCCATCCTGAACGAGAGCCACCTCCAGACCACCAACTGCTAA